The Methanobacterium sp. BAmetb5 genome includes a region encoding these proteins:
- a CDS encoding lectin like domain-containing protein: MFNKIKIVSLVFLLVFASSGFSFGQDNNLTHSNTSFEYNFTNNSSISTNNSSNYTSTGINALEDSSLGADDNNDFSNPIKFEYLKGVLIFSPEELENLPSYYDLRLLGRLTPIKDQNPLGTCWVFSTLGSLESSLLPYESWNFSENNVKNILSYSYPEGFDRTFTGGGDWLAVLAYLARYSGPVLAVGDPYNTTSDYSPSGLTPVKHVQGNVIIPPRVNSSDNAQYKLAIMKYGAVVTQMAVYSDFYNDSSAAYYCDEPAAPINHDICLVGWDDNYDRNNFLTPPPGDGAFIVRNSWGTGWGDGGYFYMSYYDTRLATQGGCAFSNIENTTNYNQVYQYDPYGLVNMTGFTCQTAWFSNVFTANTTNPLKAASFYSLAPNSTYNVSIYLNPENGDPKSGVLAYWKNGVIDTPGYKTIPFDSYIPLNLGQIFSVVVKITSPGILSPVAYEYPLGNYSSRANASFGEGFISSDGVTWLDMAGFVTNASVCLKAFTVSAAGLVLSQESDNDNPKLGDPIKLTIKLFNQGPDTVSGVTVYDKLPPGLSFISYWASFGTYDPASGLWNIGGLPYNQTAILIINAIASQLGSFTNMVTVNSLTYNPLTSTGVLSVHITPNDGLVNAVTIPLQNTGLPIAPVIIGFLLILGGIYLPKRS, from the coding sequence ATGTTTAACAAAATAAAAATAGTATCCTTGGTTTTTTTACTTGTTTTTGCATCATCTGGATTTTCTTTTGGTCAAGATAATAATCTAACTCATTCTAACACTTCTTTTGAATATAATTTTACTAATAACAGTTCTATCTCTACTAATAACAGTTCTAATTATACATCCACAGGTATCAACGCCCTTGAAGATTCATCACTAGGTGCAGATGACAATAATGATTTTTCCAATCCCATTAAATTCGAATATTTAAAAGGTGTATTGATTTTTTCCCCTGAGGAGTTGGAGAACCTCCCCTCCTACTATGACCTCCGTCTTCTGGGCAGGCTGACCCCGATAAAGGATCAAAACCCCCTGGGAACCTGCTGGGTTTTCTCCACATTAGGATCACTGGAATCATCTTTACTACCATATGAAAGCTGGAATTTCTCAGAAAACAATGTTAAAAACATCCTGAGCTACAGTTACCCCGAAGGTTTCGACCGGACATTCACTGGAGGAGGGGACTGGTTAGCCGTATTAGCATATTTAGCCCGTTATTCTGGTCCAGTTTTAGCCGTAGGTGACCCATATAACACCACCAGTGATTACTCACCATCCGGACTCACCCCAGTTAAACATGTTCAGGGTAACGTTATCATACCTCCCCGGGTAAATTCCTCAGATAATGCGCAGTATAAACTGGCCATTATGAAGTATGGGGCTGTGGTAACTCAAATGGCCGTTTACAGTGACTTTTATAATGATAGCTCAGCTGCTTATTATTGTGATGAACCTGCAGCACCCATAAACCATGACATCTGTCTGGTGGGCTGGGATGATAATTATGACCGGAACAATTTCCTAACTCCACCCCCTGGTGATGGGGCTTTCATAGTAAGAAATAGCTGGGGAACTGGTTGGGGAGATGGTGGGTACTTCTATATGTCCTATTATGACACCAGACTGGCAACTCAAGGAGGTTGTGCCTTTAGTAACATTGAAAATACCACCAACTACAACCAGGTTTACCAGTATGACCCTTATGGTTTGGTTAACATGACTGGTTTTACCTGTCAAACAGCCTGGTTCTCCAATGTCTTCACTGCCAACACCACCAATCCATTGAAAGCCGCCAGTTTCTACTCACTAGCCCCCAATTCCACCTATAATGTTTCAATTTATTTAAACCCTGAAAATGGCGACCCCAAAAGTGGAGTTCTGGCTTACTGGAAAAACGGAGTGATAGATACTCCCGGGTATAAAACCATTCCCTTTGATAGTTACATACCCCTTAATTTAGGACAAATCTTTAGTGTTGTGGTAAAAATCACGTCCCCTGGTATTCTTAGTCCCGTGGCATATGAATATCCCCTCGGTAATTATTCAAGCAGGGCCAATGCTAGTTTCGGGGAAGGATTCATAAGTAGTGATGGTGTAACCTGGCTGGATATGGCCGGATTTGTAACTAATGCCAGCGTATGTTTAAAGGCCTTCACTGTAAGTGCTGCTGGCCTGGTTTTATCACAAGAATCTGATAATGATAACCCAAAATTGGGTGATCCAATCAAGTTAACCATTAAACTATTTAATCAGGGCCCGGACACTGTTTCAGGTGTCACAGTTTATGACAAGCTTCCCCCTGGACTTTCGTTTATTTCTTACTGGGCTAGTTTCGGAACTTATGACCCTGCCAGTGGATTGTGGAATATAGGTGGTCTCCCCTATAACCAGACAGCTATCCTTATTATCAATGCCATTGCCAGTCAATTGGGTAGTTTCACTAATATGGTTACAGTTAACTCCTTAACCTACAATCCATTGACTAGTACTGGAGTATTAAGTGTTCATATAACTCCAAACGATGGATTGGTTAATGCAGTTACCATTCCACTTCAAAATACGGGATTACCAATTGCACCAGTTATAATTGGTTTCCTATTGATATTAGGAGGGATTTATCTACCGAAGAGAAGCTGA
- a CDS encoding YkvA family protein has translation MENQFKDYFDVLSDNLASYDGDYASFIDHGPTLYKLLTDVLDEKSISNDIRLEISAAIAYYVIPMDIIPEQIYGPYGYIDDIFISSYVIKKISNSLGYEILEKYWIGTENLQSVVEECYNRSIEVLENKTDDILKYVGLI, from the coding sequence ATGGAAAATCAATTTAAAGATTATTTTGATGTCTTATCGGATAATTTGGCATCATATGATGGGGATTATGCCTCATTTATTGATCATGGTCCTACTCTCTACAAATTACTCACTGATGTTTTGGATGAAAAAAGTATTAGTAATGATATAAGGTTAGAAATCAGTGCAGCTATTGCTTATTATGTTATACCCATGGATATAATTCCTGAACAAATATATGGTCCTTATGGTTATATTGATGATATATTTATCAGTTCATATGTAATTAAAAAAATATCTAATAGTTTAGGATATGAAATCCTTGAAAAATATTGGATAGGGACAGAAAATCTTCAATCTGTAGTAGAAGAATGTTATAATAGATCCATCGAAGTTTTAGAAAATAAAACAGATGATATTCTCAAGTATGTTGGATTGATATAA
- a CDS encoding PQQ-binding-like beta-propeller repeat protein: MEKTKISLKLLLVIAGLMLVLSISPVMADDSLASSESPKYQGDNQNTGQSTYTGPQTNQTQWNYTLNSSETISITPAVGPDGTIYLPVHMRYKDDLRAINPDGSLKWNYTIPYRSFNRISGTPAVSQDGTIYVPGYYISDDPQYFGFILALNPNGTFKWIYTNGGIDGCTSPAIGSDGTIYTAGYYQGLKGSVTGMYGVFYAINPNGTLKWRYDIPDQGNSYSYGAPAIGPDGTIYFTAEVAYYTITSRLYAFDPNGTLKWQKIINPNPSYYTNLRISPVVANDGTIFITPQYYNYVDHTTVGYAFNPDGSEKWTSNYLHTLIRGLALASDGTLYLTGWYEKENSRTGILYAIGQDGTQKWNYTTDYPLNFNPVIGNDGTIYFGEDTVPDTLYALNRDGTLKWSLPVQTTTAPVIGASGALYVGIVTDGLLGQVYSLLAIRSPYSPQDDPTSNNSNDPANTVNAASKTIKMQETGLPINLMVLAVLMVLGGLIQTKRN; the protein is encoded by the coding sequence TTGGAAAAAACGAAAATATCCCTAAAATTATTACTGGTTATCGCTGGGCTTATGTTAGTACTATCTATTTCCCCGGTAATGGCTGATGATAGTCTGGCAAGTTCCGAGTCCCCTAAATATCAGGGTGACAACCAGAACACCGGACAATCTACCTATACTGGCCCACAGACCAATCAAACCCAATGGAATTACACCTTAAACTCCAGTGAAACGATCAGTATAACTCCAGCTGTTGGCCCCGATGGAACCATTTACCTTCCAGTACATATGAGATACAAGGATGATCTAAGAGCCATAAACCCCGACGGCAGTTTAAAATGGAACTACACTATTCCCTACAGATCATTCAACCGCATTTCTGGAACACCAGCCGTAAGCCAGGATGGAACCATATATGTCCCTGGTTATTATATCAGTGATGATCCTCAATATTTCGGTTTCATACTGGCGTTAAATCCCAATGGAACCTTCAAATGGATCTACACCAACGGAGGTATAGATGGATGCACTTCTCCCGCAATAGGAAGCGATGGGACCATATACACTGCCGGATATTATCAGGGACTTAAGGGTAGTGTTACCGGGATGTATGGTGTATTCTATGCAATTAATCCTAACGGTACCCTAAAATGGAGATATGACATCCCCGACCAGGGTAACAGTTATTCCTATGGGGCTCCTGCAATTGGTCCTGATGGAACCATCTACTTTACCGCAGAAGTAGCATACTACACAATTACTAGTAGGTTATATGCATTTGATCCCAATGGTACTCTAAAATGGCAAAAAATCATTAACCCTAACCCATCTTATTACACTAATCTCCGTATATCACCAGTGGTAGCAAATGATGGAACTATCTTCATCACCCCTCAGTACTATAACTACGTGGACCATACCACTGTCGGCTATGCCTTCAATCCTGATGGAAGCGAAAAATGGACCAGCAACTATCTACACACCCTGATAAGAGGATTAGCCCTTGCCAGTGATGGAACCCTATATCTAACTGGATGGTACGAAAAAGAAAACAGTAGAACTGGAATACTTTACGCAATAGGGCAGGATGGTACACAGAAATGGAATTATACCACTGACTATCCTTTGAACTTCAACCCGGTTATTGGCAACGACGGAACCATCTACTTTGGTGAAGATACAGTGCCCGACACATTATACGCTTTAAACCGTGATGGAACCCTCAAATGGTCTTTACCAGTGCAAACCACGACTGCCCCTGTAATCGGAGCCAGTGGAGCACTGTATGTGGGTATTGTTACTGATGGCCTCTTAGGACAGGTTTACAGTCTTCTGGCCATTAGGAGTCCATACTCTCCCCAGGATGATCCCACCAGCAACAACAGCAATGACCCCGCAAACACCGTAAATGCCGCCAGTAAAACCATAAAAATGCAAGAAACTGGACTACCTATTAATTTAATGGTTCTGGCCGTGTTAATGGTTTTGGGTGGTTTAATCCAAACAAAAAGGAACTAA
- a CDS encoding DUF262 domain-containing HNH endonuclease family protein encodes MKNLPTLQELFNHNIFKVPDYQRGYSWENRHREDLLEDLDLIRDKKNHYTGTIVIKEKGKREGLAKTFTIYDVVDGQQRFTSLIILLNSIANEMEDLKYETSLEIADIIKQTYIKEKSRDGPSIYKLELDDDNNSYFRDAIIENKKGVEKTIESHKRLANAKKQFTSYLVSKRFGNFPPLTEEEYFQLLNRLLDKISQSLVFTLYEVEDDAEVGVIFEVMNDRGKPLSELEKVKNYLIYLTGRISEGLDADDLVKRINESWKVILENLSLAGMSKNSDENRFLRLNYIINYYSKMRTIVKDGKKISINSQLADIHKQLKDYFKKYERNEEYDKCYSEMEEYIDSLKSMSARLRDILNPDVPQAFPNIEDEKIKRNLLVTFSQIGRLEVQSNILVLAVSLYEKFIDQPQRLLKLMQLSEILAFRIYYLWGYMASKLQTRLYKLSCDIYQGKKNYSQIYSEINNILEHEAPEFEIESKLTSNDDFYEWKGLRYFLYEYERFKCRKEINEEPELTWDHLKNKMKKETIEHILPQTIVGSSGEIKYWTERFTTSEHIKNVRRLGNLTLSTTHIGASNKGFDNKKEYYKTSKWFIERDLIKYREWKIDEIDHREKELIAFAMNRWSTHNI; translated from the coding sequence TTGAAAAATCTTCCAACATTACAAGAATTGTTCAATCATAATATTTTTAAAGTTCCAGATTATCAAAGAGGATATTCATGGGAAAACAGGCATCGTGAGGACTTATTAGAAGATTTAGACCTTATTAGGGATAAAAAAAATCATTATACTGGCACAATAGTGATCAAAGAAAAAGGCAAAAGAGAAGGCTTGGCAAAAACTTTCACAATATATGATGTTGTAGATGGCCAACAACGATTTACTTCCTTAATAATACTTTTAAATTCAATCGCCAACGAGATGGAAGATTTAAAATATGAAACCTCCCTTGAAATTGCAGACATTATAAAACAGACCTACATTAAAGAAAAAAGCAGAGATGGGCCTTCAATTTACAAATTAGAGCTTGATGATGACAACAACTCATATTTTCGAGACGCAATTATCGAAAATAAGAAAGGGGTTGAAAAAACTATTGAATCACACAAACGTTTAGCAAATGCAAAAAAACAATTTACATCTTATTTAGTTTCTAAAAGATTTGGAAATTTCCCACCATTAACTGAAGAAGAATATTTTCAGCTTTTAAATCGTTTATTGGATAAAATATCCCAATCGCTTGTTTTTACATTATATGAAGTAGAAGATGACGCAGAAGTGGGCGTTATCTTTGAAGTGATGAATGATAGGGGCAAACCACTATCCGAATTAGAAAAAGTAAAAAATTACTTGATCTATTTAACTGGCCGCATTTCTGAAGGACTTGATGCCGATGATCTAGTAAAAAGAATAAACGAAAGCTGGAAAGTTATCTTAGAGAATCTGTCTCTAGCAGGGATGTCTAAAAATTCAGATGAGAACCGTTTTCTTCGACTAAATTATATAATCAACTACTATTCAAAAATGAGGACTATAGTCAAAGATGGGAAAAAAATTAGCATAAACAGCCAATTAGCGGACATCCATAAACAACTAAAAGACTATTTCAAAAAATACGAACGAAATGAAGAGTATGATAAATGTTACAGTGAAATGGAAGAATATATTGACTCCCTAAAAAGCATGTCAGCAAGGTTAAGAGACATATTAAACCCAGATGTACCTCAAGCTTTTCCAAACATAGAGGATGAAAAAATTAAGAGAAATTTATTAGTAACATTTTCTCAAATAGGACGTTTAGAGGTTCAATCTAACATTTTAGTACTGGCAGTTAGCCTTTATGAAAAATTCATTGATCAACCCCAAAGATTGTTAAAATTAATGCAATTAAGTGAAATTTTAGCATTTAGAATATACTACTTGTGGGGATATATGGCTTCAAAACTTCAGACTAGATTATATAAACTTTCTTGTGATATCTACCAAGGTAAAAAAAATTATTCTCAGATATATTCTGAAATAAATAATATTTTAGAACATGAAGCTCCGGAGTTCGAAATTGAATCTAAATTAACCAGTAATGACGATTTTTATGAATGGAAAGGACTTAGGTACTTCCTTTATGAGTATGAAAGATTTAAATGCCGTAAAGAAATCAATGAAGAACCAGAATTAACGTGGGATCATCTTAAGAATAAAATGAAAAAGGAAACAATTGAACATATTTTGCCCCAAACTATTGTCGGCTCAAGTGGAGAAATTAAATACTGGACAGAACGATTCACCACTTCGGAACATATTAAAAATGTTAGGAGACTTGGAAACCTCACTCTATCAACAACTCACATAGGAGCATCAAATAAAGGATTTGATAATAAAAAGGAATATTATAAAACATCTAAATGGTTCATAGAGCGTGATTTGATTAAATATAGGGAATGGAAGATAGATGAGATTGATCACAGAGAAAAAGAATTAATTGCTTTTGCTATGAATAGATGGTCAACCCATAATATTTAA
- a CDS encoding N-6 DNA methylase, which yields MENKSYKSGFVPENIIYTPNKIISFISNIVAGWEPERVLDPACGSGTLFPKINEHSTTKTSFIGVDISKEIIEKARKKLKDTDVNYELFNTDFFTFKDSVSEKFDLIVTQPSFVQLQESVDFYGFKILDLEIHFLMESLKLLKKNGHAVFILPEQKSFFNSDYYNPLRQYILDNYSLEAIISLPYNTLYPYSSTKTCILIIKNDTPRDKVFFAKFHQNVEDIIINNYFEETFNDNFAQGIWIDSSTLNGDKVYWTFDFMRGLEEFKKKTENSPYSLKFLTDLTKFRDKFAPERNVFLFPKVPHNDVIFLTELENKDEISDYYQFILSDKNISEPYLKIYLNSEAVKNELILLSYGNTQKKLDMKGIKSLQIEVPDLKTQNNIVDSYQRAELIFNEIGSAFRNFKRNIFNYHDLDDILSKFDDEYLLYQYQIWPFATSHHMASKTDTGLHKRLDNYFKLFEMIAAFNTILLLSALPPEICYEGKKKFWDTGSLKYYAMSFGSWVGLYERLISFYDDLKDEVYELIPFERSFYKNIANPQIIDILTPIVNLRNQKAHGGAMPDVFIKKQILELNEKLNELFQLLGDYESMDLIYTTGMEKNRGLYTIRAKLLKGNVYPFAEYKFHTETDMDSKVLYLYNPVSDDRLKLIPELIKMVECSDCGSWSLYFYNSLKDKYARYVSYQYEIHDYEDTEKEVEGFFKKLNNDY from the coding sequence ATGGAGAACAAATCATACAAATCTGGTTTTGTACCAGAAAACATCATTTATACACCAAATAAGATTATTTCTTTTATTTCTAACATAGTTGCTGGCTGGGAACCTGAAAGAGTACTAGACCCCGCATGTGGAAGTGGAACTCTTTTTCCCAAGATAAATGAGCATTCAACTACTAAAACAAGCTTTATTGGCGTGGATATCAGTAAAGAAATTATTGAAAAGGCGCGAAAGAAATTAAAAGATACAGATGTAAATTATGAATTATTCAATACAGATTTTTTCACATTCAAAGATAGTGTATCTGAAAAATTTGATCTCATCGTTACCCAACCCAGTTTCGTTCAATTACAGGAATCTGTTGATTTTTATGGATTCAAGATCCTGGACCTGGAAATTCATTTTTTAATGGAATCTTTAAAGCTTTTAAAGAAAAATGGTCATGCAGTGTTCATATTACCTGAACAAAAATCCTTTTTTAACTCTGATTATTATAATCCCTTACGTCAATATATCTTGGACAACTATTCTCTCGAAGCTATTATTTCTCTACCATATAACACTCTTTATCCGTATTCCAGTACAAAAACATGTATATTAATAATTAAAAATGATACCCCGAGAGATAAAGTCTTTTTTGCAAAATTTCATCAGAATGTGGAAGATATTATAATAAATAACTATTTTGAAGAAACATTTAATGATAATTTTGCCCAGGGCATATGGATTGATTCTTCAACCCTGAATGGGGATAAGGTTTATTGGACCTTTGATTTTATGAGGGGATTGGAGGAATTCAAGAAAAAAACCGAAAATTCACCCTATTCCCTAAAATTTTTGACAGATCTTACTAAATTTCGAGATAAATTTGCACCAGAACGCAATGTTTTTCTATTTCCAAAAGTTCCCCATAATGACGTTATATTTCTCACAGAACTGGAAAACAAGGATGAAATATCCGATTATTATCAGTTCATATTGTCAGATAAAAACATATCAGAACCCTATTTGAAAATATATTTAAATTCAGAAGCTGTTAAAAACGAGTTAATACTTCTCTCTTATGGTAACACTCAAAAAAAGCTGGATATGAAGGGTATCAAATCCTTGCAGATTGAGGTTCCAGATCTGAAAACTCAAAATAATATTGTTGATTCTTATCAACGGGCAGAACTGATTTTTAATGAAATAGGGTCTGCTTTCCGTAACTTTAAGCGGAATATCTTCAATTACCATGATCTGGATGATATTTTATCTAAATTTGATGATGAATATCTTCTTTACCAGTATCAGATTTGGCCTTTTGCTACTTCTCATCACATGGCCAGTAAAACAGATACCGGTTTACACAAACGCTTGGATAATTATTTCAAATTGTTCGAAATGATTGCTGCCTTCAATACTATTCTACTTTTATCCGCTCTCCCCCCGGAGATATGTTATGAAGGTAAAAAAAAGTTCTGGGATACCGGAAGTTTGAAATACTATGCCATGAGTTTCGGGTCCTGGGTGGGTTTATATGAACGTTTAATAAGTTTCTACGATGACCTTAAAGATGAAGTGTATGAATTAATCCCCTTTGAGCGAAGTTTCTACAAAAACATAGCCAATCCTCAGATAATTGATATTTTAACTCCCATTGTTAATTTAAGGAATCAAAAAGCACATGGTGGGGCAATGCCTGATGTTTTTATTAAAAAACAGATACTGGAATTAAATGAGAAACTGAATGAATTATTCCAGTTACTGGGTGATTATGAATCAATGGATTTGATCTACACTACAGGCATGGAGAAAAATAGAGGATTATACACCATACGTGCCAAATTACTCAAGGGTAATGTGTATCCCTTTGCAGAGTATAAGTTTCATACAGAAACTGATATGGATAGTAAGGTCCTCTATCTTTACAATCCAGTATCTGATGACCGTTTAAAACTCATTCCAGAACTGATCAAAATGGTAGAATGTTCTGATTGCGGTAGCTGGTCCCTCTATTTTTACAACAGTTTAAAGGACAAATATGCTCGATATGTGAGTTACCAGTACGAGATACATGATTATGAAGATACTGAGAAAGAAGTAGAAGGATTTTTTAAGAAATTGAATAATGATTATTAA
- a CDS encoding TspO/MBR family protein, translating to MEGFKLNEIPRLLIALIIVFIVGGIGSAATYPQIPLWYVNVIKPSWAPPNWLFGVVWTILYILIGTSLFMVWRKGLETKEAKIAIVVFAVQLGLNLLWSLVFFGLHSILGGLVIIILMWLAIIANVIVFYRISKWAGLILLPYLIWVTIATYLNYSIYILN from the coding sequence ATGGAAGGTTTTAAACTAAACGAAATCCCGAGACTGCTTATAGCGTTAATTATTGTTTTTATTGTCGGTGGTATTGGTAGTGCAGCAACCTATCCCCAAATTCCCCTCTGGTATGTGAATGTAATTAAACCAAGCTGGGCACCACCAAACTGGCTTTTTGGAGTGGTCTGGACTATTCTTTATATCCTGATAGGCACGTCCCTCTTCATGGTATGGAGGAAAGGCCTGGAAACTAAAGAAGCTAAAATCGCCATAGTGGTCTTTGCAGTTCAGCTGGGACTGAACCTGTTATGGTCCCTGGTATTCTTCGGACTCCATTCTATCCTGGGCGGCCTGGTAATCATAATACTGATGTGGCTAGCCATAATAGCTAACGTTATTGTATTCTACCGGATTTCCAAGTGGGCTGGTCTGATTCTTTTACCCTACCTTATATGGGTGACTATAGCTACCTACCTGAACTACTCTATTTACATTTTAAATTAA
- the gdhA gene encoding NADP-specific glutamate dehydrogenase produces MTYVDDVLKELERKNPYEPEFIQTATEILRCLNVVFERHPEFQEAKILERFLEPERVVMFRVPWVDDNGEVQVNRGFRVQFNSALGPYKGGLRFHESVNLSVLKLLGLEQILKNSLTGMSIGGAKGGSDFNPKGRSDAEVMRFCQSFMTELKNYIGPDIDVPAGDIGVGLREVGYMFGQYNRIANRHNCVLTGSGIEYGGSLVRKEATGYGLIYILEEALRARGEVLEGKKIIISGSGNVAIYAAEKAIQLGATVIAMSDSKGYIYDENGISIPFVKHIKEEERKCIHEYLNDFPDTIYKEGSEGLWNIKCDIALPCATQNELDEESARKLIDNGVKYVAEGANKPSTPGATKLFLKSGLMFLPGKAANAGGVTTSVLEMAQRSSNMHWSFDEVDLRLKRNMVNIYRNIDKMAKEYGFEGNYVVGANIAGFLKVAKAMMAQGIV; encoded by the coding sequence GTGACATACGTGGATGATGTATTAAAAGAGCTTGAAAGAAAAAATCCTTATGAACCAGAGTTCATTCAGACTGCAACTGAGATTTTAAGATGTCTTAATGTAGTGTTTGAGAGGCATCCTGAATTTCAGGAAGCAAAGATTCTAGAAAGATTTTTAGAACCGGAAAGAGTGGTGATGTTTAGAGTACCATGGGTTGATGATAATGGTGAAGTACAGGTGAATCGAGGTTTTCGTGTTCAGTTCAACAGTGCACTTGGCCCCTATAAGGGAGGGCTTCGTTTTCATGAGTCAGTTAATTTATCGGTTCTTAAATTATTAGGATTAGAACAGATTTTGAAAAACAGTCTAACCGGTATGTCAATTGGCGGTGCAAAGGGTGGAAGTGATTTCAATCCAAAAGGCAGATCCGATGCTGAGGTAATGAGATTCTGCCAGAGTTTCATGACTGAACTAAAGAATTACATAGGGCCGGATATTGATGTCCCTGCGGGGGATATTGGTGTTGGTCTAAGAGAAGTAGGGTATATGTTTGGGCAGTATAATAGAATTGCAAACAGGCACAATTGTGTATTAACCGGAAGTGGAATAGAGTATGGTGGATCTCTTGTCCGAAAGGAAGCCACAGGTTATGGGCTTATTTATATATTGGAAGAAGCTTTAAGAGCAAGGGGAGAAGTTTTGGAAGGTAAAAAGATAATAATTTCTGGTTCAGGGAATGTGGCTATATATGCAGCGGAAAAGGCCATACAACTTGGAGCAACAGTTATTGCTATGTCTGACTCTAAAGGTTACATTTATGACGAAAATGGTATATCTATTCCATTTGTAAAACATATCAAAGAAGAAGAAAGAAAATGTATCCATGAATACTTAAATGATTTTCCTGACACCATTTATAAAGAAGGAAGTGAAGGTCTTTGGAACATAAAATGTGATATAGCTCTTCCCTGTGCTACTCAAAATGAGTTAGATGAAGAATCAGCTAGAAAACTTATAGATAATGGAGTTAAGTATGTTGCGGAAGGAGCAAATAAACCATCAACTCCCGGAGCTACTAAATTATTCTTAAAATCTGGATTAATGTTCTTACCAGGAAAAGCAGCTAATGCTGGAGGAGTTACCACCAGTGTACTGGAAATGGCACAAAGAAGCTCAAATATGCACTGGTCATTTGATGAAGTTGATTTACGATTAAAAAGAAACATGGTTAACATATATAGAAATATTGATAAAATGGCTAAAGAATATGGATTTGAAGGTAACTATGTAGTAGGAGCTAATATTGCGGGATTTCTTAAAGTTGCAAAGGCAATGATGGCTCAGGGTATTGTCTAA
- a CDS encoding zinc ribbon domain-containing protein gives MEETLESNNNVCAGCGAENPEIAKFCVECGQKIEPEVITEKTCFNCGSKNNATAKFCGNCGNDLSVEKIQETVSFENPIRSRSVSDKKGLAHKLLSDVKNEAKKAKKDIENAIEDYTLDIPVEMRETADSIIVNMELPQVKREDINMDITPLNFNIKAQFDHEVEVKQGTQINRVEVRRGHLNKNIKLPKEIIPERTVADFDNHMLTLKFIKKTAESTHSIKL, from the coding sequence ATGGAAGAAACATTAGAATCAAATAACAATGTTTGTGCTGGTTGTGGAGCTGAAAACCCTGAAATTGCCAAATTCTGTGTTGAATGTGGTCAGAAAATTGAACCAGAAGTTATAACCGAAAAAACCTGTTTCAACTGCGGTAGTAAGAATAATGCAACAGCCAAATTCTGTGGGAACTGTGGAAATGACCTTTCAGTAGAAAAAATACAGGAAACTGTTTCTTTTGAAAATCCAATCCGCTCCCGATCAGTTTCAGATAAGAAAGGTTTAGCCCATAAATTATTATCTGATGTGAAAAATGAGGCTAAAAAAGCCAAAAAAGATATTGAAAACGCCATTGAAGATTATACTCTTGATATACCTGTGGAAATGAGGGAAACTGCCGATAGCATAATTGTAAATATGGAACTACCTCAAGTTAAAAGAGAAGATATCAACATGGATATCACCCCTTTAAACTTTAACATCAAAGCGCAATTCGACCATGAAGTGGAAGTAAAACAGGGAACTCAGATTAATCGTGTTGAAGTTAGAAGAGGTCATTTAAATAAAAACATTAAATTACCTAAAGAGATAATCCCCGAAAGAACCGTAGCTGATTTTGATAACCATATGTTAACACTCAAATTTATCAAAAAAACTGCTGAAAGTACACATAGCATCAAATTATGA
- a CDS encoding ATP-binding protein, giving the protein MRIHELEICNFRGIKELKFEPKGNNFLISGPNGSGKSAIVDAVDFLLNDEVSKFLK; this is encoded by the coding sequence ATGAGGATCCACGAACTGGAGATCTGTAACTTCAGGGGGATAAAGGAATTAAAATTTGAGCCTAAGGGGAATAACTTCCTTATTTCTGGTCCCAATGGTTCAGGTAAAAGTGCCATTGTGGATGCCGTGGACTTTCTTTTAAATGATGAGGTCTCCAAATTTCTAAAATGA